A single region of the Sulfitobacter geojensis genome encodes:
- a CDS encoding DMT family transporter, producing MSQSNNIPLGIGLMIATTFVFAVQDGLSRHLAGEYNVLMVVMIRYWFFAAFVVAIARRNAGGVRAAAQTHQPVLQAFRGVLLAAEICVMVAAFTVLGLVESLAVFTCYPLLVAALSGPVLGESVGWRRWLAIGAGFVGVIIILQPGMGVFDPAAVIPLVSATLFAIYGLLTRYAARLDTTATSFFWTGTAGAVAMTLVGLWFWEPMTGTDWIYMMFLCVTGVTGHWLLIRCYEVAEASAVQPFAYFQLAFGAIIGISVFGETIRTNVAIGAAIIIAAGLFTFWRERLQGRANELL from the coding sequence ATGAGCCAAAGTAACAATATCCCCCTTGGCATCGGGCTGATGATTGCCACAACTTTTGTGTTTGCGGTGCAGGACGGGCTGTCCCGGCACCTGGCGGGGGAATACAACGTGCTAATGGTGGTGATGATCCGCTATTGGTTTTTTGCGGCTTTTGTCGTTGCCATTGCACGGCGCAACGCGGGCGGTGTTCGTGCGGCCGCACAAACGCACCAGCCGGTTTTACAGGCCTTCCGCGGCGTTTTGCTGGCGGCTGAAATCTGTGTGATGGTCGCAGCCTTTACCGTTTTGGGGCTGGTCGAAAGCCTTGCCGTGTTCACTTGCTATCCGCTGTTGGTCGCCGCCTTGTCGGGGCCGGTGCTTGGCGAAAGCGTGGGCTGGCGACGGTGGCTGGCCATTGGCGCGGGCTTCGTCGGGGTGATCATCATTTTGCAACCGGGGATGGGCGTGTTTGACCCTGCCGCCGTCATTCCGTTGGTGTCGGCAACCCTGTTTGCCATTTACGGGTTGCTCACCCGATATGCCGCGCGGCTGGACACCACCGCGACAAGTTTCTTCTGGACCGGCACGGCGGGGGCCGTTGCGATGACGCTGGTGGGGCTGTGGTTCTGGGAGCCGATGACGGGCACCGACTGGATTTACATGATGTTTTTATGTGTGACGGGGGTGACCGGCCATTGGTTGTTGATCCGCTGCTACGAAGTGGCAGAGGCCAGCGCGGTGCAGCCCTTTGCCTATTTCCAACTTGCGTTCGGCGCGATCATCGGGATCAGCGTGTTTGGCGAAACGATCCGTACCAATGTGGCCATCGGCGCGGCAATTATCATTGCAGCGGGTTTATTCACTTTTTGGCGCGAGCGACTTCAGGGTCGCGCCAATGAGCTCCTGTGA
- a CDS encoding molybdopterin oxidoreductase family protein, with protein MNQPKLDLSPKVSDEIRKTTCYMCACRCGINVHLKEGKVAYIEGNRDHPVNKGVLCAKGSAGIMQHNAPSRLKSPLKRVGPRGSGEFEEISWDEAYQIAADWLEPIRKDNPEKLAFFTGRDQSQSFTSLWAQAFGTPNYAAHGGFCSVNMAAAGIYTMGGAFWEFGQPDWDHTKLFMLFGVAEDHDSNPIKMGIGKIKGRGARVIGVNPIRTGYNAVADDWVGITPGTDGLFILSMIHCLMKAGKMDLHYLAQYTDAPVLVNNDEKSPEYGLYLRDESGKQLVVDRVTGKLTAYDKPGVKPDLSATHRAKGVTHRPVFHQMAEMYLSDEYAPEAVAERCGIPAKRIRAIAAELARVAFDEAFELDHAWTDFRGEKHKTMTGRPVSFHAMRGISAHANGFQTCRALHTLQIILGTVEVPGGFRFKPPYPKPATAHPKPHVGMTPGAPLNGPHLGFVHGPDDLALKDDGTPARIDKAFTWENPMSSHGLMHMVISNAHAGDPYKIDTLFMYMANMSWNSSMNTGGVMEMLTDKDENGDYVIPHIIYSDAYSSEMVAYSDLILPDTTYLERHDCISLLDRPICEADAAADAIRWPVVEPDRNVKGFQSALCDLGAKLGLPGFVNEDGTQKYADYADYIINHERRPGIGPLAGWRMGEKGLQSGRGGVNEGQIDNYIENGGFFVEHIPDGATYYKPWNMKYQEWAVGMGLFDSPQPYLFSLYVEPMRKFQLAAEGHGERQPPGHLRERIKETMSPLPIWYETDQQGNEGYTINALTQRPMAMYHSWGSQNAWLRQLHGHNPLYLPTKLMRQNDLSDGDWARVSSPHGEITVPVMEMAALNENTVWTWNAIGKRKGAWALDTDAPEATKGFLLNHLIHELLPPKADGMRWANSDPITGQAAWFDLKVRIEKTEAPKESRPEYPPIESPVGKGPDKLAWKVGK; from the coding sequence ATGAACCAGCCCAAGCTAGATCTGTCGCCCAAGGTATCCGACGAGATTCGCAAGACGACCTGCTACATGTGTGCCTGTCGCTGCGGGATCAATGTGCATCTGAAAGAGGGCAAAGTTGCCTATATCGAGGGCAACCGCGATCATCCGGTCAACAAGGGTGTGCTTTGTGCCAAAGGGTCCGCAGGGATTATGCAGCACAATGCGCCCTCACGTTTGAAATCGCCGCTCAAGCGGGTCGGGCCGCGCGGGTCTGGCGAGTTCGAAGAAATCAGTTGGGATGAGGCCTATCAGATCGCGGCTGACTGGCTTGAGCCCATCCGCAAAGACAATCCCGAAAAGCTCGCGTTCTTTACCGGTCGCGACCAGTCGCAATCCTTCACATCCCTCTGGGCGCAGGCCTTTGGCACACCGAACTATGCGGCACATGGTGGCTTCTGTTCAGTAAACATGGCCGCCGCCGGCATCTACACCATGGGCGGCGCGTTTTGGGAATTCGGTCAACCCGATTGGGATCATACCAAGCTGTTCATGCTGTTTGGCGTTGCCGAAGACCACGACAGCAATCCGATCAAAATGGGCATCGGTAAAATCAAGGGTCGTGGCGCGCGCGTCATTGGCGTGAACCCGATCCGCACCGGTTATAACGCGGTCGCCGATGATTGGGTCGGAATCACCCCCGGTACGGACGGTTTGTTCATCCTGTCGATGATCCATTGCCTGATGAAGGCGGGCAAGATGGATCTGCACTATCTCGCGCAGTACACAGACGCACCCGTTCTGGTGAACAACGATGAAAAATCACCCGAGTACGGTCTTTATCTGCGGGACGAAAGCGGCAAACAACTGGTCGTGGACCGCGTAACAGGCAAACTTACCGCCTATGATAAACCCGGCGTCAAACCTGATCTGTCGGCCACCCACCGCGCCAAAGGCGTCACCCACCGCCCCGTCTTTCACCAGATGGCCGAGATGTATCTGAGCGATGAATATGCGCCGGAAGCTGTGGCGGAGCGCTGCGGCATCCCCGCCAAGCGTATCCGTGCGATCGCTGCGGAACTTGCCCGCGTTGCCTTTGACGAAGCATTCGAGCTGGATCACGCGTGGACCGATTTCCGCGGCGAGAAGCACAAGACCATGACAGGCCGCCCTGTGTCCTTCCACGCCATGCGCGGGATTTCGGCCCATGCCAACGGCTTTCAGACCTGCCGCGCACTGCACACGCTTCAAATCATACTTGGCACGGTCGAGGTTCCGGGCGGCTTCCGTTTTAAACCACCCTATCCCAAGCCAGCGACAGCCCACCCAAAGCCGCACGTCGGCATGACACCCGGCGCACCGCTAAACGGACCGCACCTTGGTTTTGTGCATGGTCCTGACGATCTGGCGCTGAAAGACGACGGCACACCGGCCCGCATCGACAAAGCATTCACATGGGAAAACCCGATGTCCAGCCACGGGTTGATGCATATGGTCATCTCGAACGCGCATGCGGGCGACCCTTACAAGATCGACACGCTGTTCATGTATATGGCGAACATGTCGTGGAACTCGTCGATGAACACCGGCGGCGTTATGGAAATGCTGACGGACAAGGACGAGAACGGCGATTACGTCATCCCGCATATCATCTATTCCGATGCCTATAGCTCTGAAATGGTTGCCTATTCCGACCTGATCCTACCTGACACCACCTATCTTGAGCGCCACGACTGTATCTCGTTGCTGGACCGCCCGATCTGCGAGGCGGACGCGGCGGCGGATGCCATCCGCTGGCCTGTGGTCGAACCCGACCGCAACGTCAAAGGCTTTCAATCCGCTTTATGTGATCTGGGTGCAAAGCTGGGTTTACCCGGCTTCGTCAATGAAGATGGCACACAGAAATACGCCGACTACGCCGATTACATCATCAACCACGAACGCCGTCCGGGTATTGGGCCGCTGGCAGGTTGGCGCATGGGCGAAAAGGGCCTGCAATCCGGGCGCGGCGGCGTGAACGAAGGCCAGATCGACAATTACATCGAAAATGGCGGTTTTTTCGTCGAACACATCCCCGACGGGGCGACCTATTATAAGCCGTGGAACATGAAGTATCAGGAATGGGCCGTCGGCATGGGCCTGTTCGACAGCCCACAGCCCTACTTGTTTTCGCTCTATGTCGAGCCGATGCGCAAATTCCAACTGGCCGCCGAAGGCCACGGTGAACGGCAACCGCCCGGCCATCTGCGCGAGCGGATCAAAGAGACGATGTCACCGCTGCCGATCTGGTACGAGACCGATCAACAGGGCAATGAGGGTTACACCATCAACGCGCTGACCCAGCGCCCCATGGCGATGTATCATTCATGGGGATCGCAAAACGCTTGGCTGCGTCAGTTGCATGGACACAACCCGCTGTACCTGCCGACCAAACTGATGCGCCAGAATGATCTGAGCGATGGCGATTGGGCGCGGGTCTCCTCGCCACACGGCGAAATCACCGTACCGGTAATGGAGATGGCCGCGCTGAACGAAAATACCGTCTGGACGTGGAATGCCATCGGCAAACGCAAAGGCGCATGGGCGCTGGATACAGACGCACCCGAGGCGACCAAGGGCTTCCTGCTTAACCACCTGATCCACGAACTTCTGCCCCCCAAAGCGGACGGCATGCGGTGGGCCAACTCCGACCCGATCACCGGTCAGGCGGCATGGTTTGATTTGAAGGTGCGGATCGAAAAGACGGAAGCACCTAAAGAATCGCGGCCTGAATATCCACCGATTGAATCCCCCGTCGGGAAAGGGCCCGATAAACTGGCATGGAAGGTTGGCAAATGA
- a CDS encoding lytic transglycosylase domain-containing protein, translating to MQVMTRILTAVLLVFITGLSAWAERPRPLGWAMEAMRNGNWQVAGQLAARDGQVAADVIEWQRLRAGRGTYADVTDFLNRRPDWPGEAYLRKQAEDVVIKQDDAAILSFFAAMPAQTPRGVLAHAAALIRADQRGEAEANVVLAWRTMAMNPTSQALFLATHEDLLKPHHKARLDAMLWAREHAEARQMFDLVGKDDIALAETRIALQKRAGDVNRLIDALPAAQAADAGLQADRFEWRIRKGLVNDAKTLMLERSTSAEALGQPVAWANRRRALARGEMRSGDPERAYALASQHFLDGGSHYADLEWLSGYIALRFLNDPEAALQHFLNHDSVVQSPISQGRAGYWQGRALEAMGKTEEAQLAYEMGAEYQTSFYGLLAAERAGLPFDATLAGAPPAQYWRTSPLANAPLFEAGLLLQASGELNLAERFWTHLAEQLVPEDLALLGQAAIDAGQPHLAVMIGKRAARRGLTIAAPYYALHPLTQMELPMVPEMTLAIARRESEFDPVVQSGVGARGLMQIMPATARDVARDLGVSELHTTDRLTADPVYNARLGAEYLSQMAGRFDGNVVMVSAAYNAGPARPPRWMADYGDPRKGDIDIVDWVEMVPFRETQNYIMRVTESLPIYRARLGKDPLPVPFSQELIGATLKSLAPKSE from the coding sequence ATGCAAGTGATGACACGGATTCTGACCGCAGTGCTGCTTGTTTTCATCACTGGCCTTAGTGCCTGGGCCGAGCGCCCCCGCCCGTTGGGCTGGGCGATGGAGGCGATGCGCAACGGCAATTGGCAGGTTGCGGGTCAACTCGCGGCACGTGACGGGCAGGTCGCGGCGGACGTGATCGAATGGCAACGCCTGCGGGCGGGGCGCGGCACCTATGCCGACGTCACCGATTTTTTGAACCGCCGCCCCGACTGGCCCGGCGAGGCCTATCTGCGCAAACAAGCCGAAGACGTGGTGATAAAACAGGACGATGCCGCGATTCTGTCGTTTTTTGCCGCGATGCCTGCGCAGACGCCGCGCGGTGTGCTGGCCCATGCCGCCGCTTTGATCCGTGCCGACCAGCGGGGCGAGGCAGAGGCCAATGTCGTGCTCGCGTGGCGCACCATGGCAATGAACCCGACATCGCAGGCCCTGTTTCTGGCAACGCACGAAGACTTGCTTAAACCCCACCACAAAGCGCGCCTTGATGCGATGCTGTGGGCCAGAGAACACGCAGAGGCGCGGCAGATGTTTGACCTGGTCGGCAAGGACGATATCGCCTTGGCCGAAACCCGCATCGCTTTGCAAAAGCGGGCAGGTGATGTGAACCGGTTGATCGACGCCTTACCCGCTGCGCAGGCCGCAGATGCGGGGCTTCAGGCGGACCGCTTTGAATGGCGCATCCGTAAAGGATTGGTGAACGATGCCAAAACCCTGATGCTGGAGCGTTCCACCAGTGCAGAGGCCTTGGGCCAACCCGTTGCTTGGGCCAACCGGCGGCGTGCCTTGGCGCGGGGCGAAATGCGCTCTGGCGATCCCGAACGCGCCTATGCCTTGGCCTCGCAACATTTTCTTGACGGTGGTTCGCATTACGCCGATCTGGAATGGCTGTCGGGTTATATCGCCCTGCGGTTCCTGAATGACCCCGAAGCCGCCTTGCAGCATTTCCTGAACCACGACAGCGTCGTGCAGTCCCCTATTTCGCAGGGCCGCGCAGGGTATTGGCAGGGCCGGGCACTGGAGGCGATGGGCAAGACAGAAGAAGCCCAGCTGGCCTATGAAATGGGCGCGGAATACCAGACGTCTTTTTACGGGCTGCTTGCCGCCGAACGCGCCGGTCTGCCCTTTGACGCGACCTTGGCCGGCGCGCCCCCCGCGCAATACTGGCGCACATCGCCACTGGCGAACGCCCCTTTGTTCGAGGCCGGTTTACTGCTGCAAGCCTCCGGCGAACTGAACCTTGCCGAACGGTTCTGGACCCACCTTGCCGAACAACTGGTGCCCGAGGACCTTGCCCTGCTTGGACAGGCCGCAATTGACGCCGGCCAGCCGCATCTTGCGGTGATGATCGGCAAGCGGGCCGCGCGCCGTGGCCTGACGATCGCCGCGCCCTATTATGCACTGCACCCGCTGACGCAGATGGAATTGCCGATGGTGCCGGAAATGACCCTTGCGATTGCACGGCGCGAAAGCGAATTCGACCCCGTTGTGCAATCCGGTGTCGGCGCGCGCGGGCTGATGCAGATCATGCCGGCAACCGCACGCGACGTGGCCCGTGATCTGGGTGTCAGCGAATTGCACACCACCGACCGTTTGACCGCGGATCCGGTCTATAACGCGCGGCTCGGCGCGGAATACCTATCACAGATGGCAGGCCGGTTTGACGGCAATGTGGTGATGGTTTCGGCGGCCTATAACGCGGGCCCCGCGCGCCCTCCGCGTTGGATGGCCGATTACGGTGACCCGCGCAAAGGCGACATCGACATTGTCGATTGGGTCGAAATGGTGCCGTTTCGCGAAACACAAAACTACATCATGCGCGTGACCGAAAGCCTGCCGATCTATCGCGCGCGTCTGGGCAAAGATCCCCTGCCCGTGCCGTTTTCACAGGAGCTCATTGGCGCGACCCTGAAGTCGCTCGCGCCAAAAAGTGAATAA
- a CDS encoding 4Fe-4S dicluster domain-containing protein has product MTTLPQTTDKKLGLVIDLDTCVGCHACVISCKGWNTENYGAPLSDQDPYGADPSGTFLNRVHSYEVQPEQGAAQLIHFPKSCLHCEDAPCVTVCPTGASYKRVEDGIVLVNESDCIGCGLCAWACPYGAREMDQEEKVMKKCTLCVDRIYNENLPEVDREPTCVRTCPAGARHFGDLGDPDSAVSQLVAERGGVDLMPEQGTKPVNKYLPPRPKDTLPSSGPEFDVLAPFLEPVVAEPKGFLGWLDKALEKI; this is encoded by the coding sequence ATGACAACATTGCCACAGACAACCGACAAAAAGCTCGGGCTGGTTATCGACCTTGATACCTGCGTCGGGTGCCATGCATGCGTGATCTCTTGCAAAGGTTGGAACACGGAAAACTACGGGGCGCCCTTGTCCGATCAAGACCCTTACGGTGCCGACCCCTCAGGCACTTTCCTCAACCGCGTGCATTCCTACGAAGTACAGCCTGAACAAGGGGCGGCTCAGCTGATCCACTTCCCCAAATCTTGCCTGCATTGCGAGGATGCGCCTTGCGTCACGGTCTGCCCCACGGGGGCCAGCTATAAGCGTGTCGAGGACGGCATCGTTCTGGTCAACGAGAGCGACTGCATCGGATGCGGGCTATGCGCTTGGGCCTGTCCATATGGCGCGCGCGAGATGGATCAGGAAGAGAAGGTGATGAAAAAATGCACCCTCTGTGTGGACCGTATTTATAACGAAAACCTGCCCGAAGTGGATCGCGAACCAACCTGCGTGCGCACCTGCCCTGCCGGTGCGCGTCACTTTGGTGATCTCGGCGACCCCGATAGCGCCGTTAGCCAGTTGGTTGCAGAACGTGGCGGCGTTGACCTGATGCCCGAACAAGGCACCAAGCCCGTCAATAAATACTTGCCCCCGCGCCCCAAAGACACATTGCCAAGCTCTGGGCCAGAGTTTGACGTGCTCGCCCCCTTCCTCGAACCGGTCGTGGCAGAGCCCAAGGGTTTCCTTGGCTGGCTCGACAAAGCACTGGAGAAAATCTGA
- a CDS encoding dimethyl sulfoxide reductase anchor subunit family protein: MHPAPSVIFFSVFSGLGFGLLVWLGLGVPAVTGTSAFAFFTIAYLLAVGGLISSTFHLGHPERALKAFTQWRSSWLSREAWCAVAALVLMGIYGLGLVFFDTRWTLLGILGALFSIGTVFTTSMIYAQLKTVPRWNMPLTPLNFLSLSLAGGALLAGQVKGAMLLIVIAGGIQIVTWMLGDKRLAQSGSDMASATQLGGIGSVRAFEPPHTGTNYLLREFVHVIGRKHATKLRIIALALMSVLPVLLLLLPFNHILAVIAVLAHVGGVLTARWLFFAQAEHVVGLYYGKR, encoded by the coding sequence ATGCATCCCGCACCTTCCGTCATCTTCTTCTCGGTGTTTTCAGGCCTTGGTTTCGGGCTGCTTGTCTGGCTAGGCCTTGGCGTGCCTGCTGTCACCGGCACTTCGGCATTTGCCTTTTTCACCATCGCCTATCTGCTGGCCGTTGGCGGGCTGATCTCCTCGACCTTTCACCTTGGCCACCCTGAACGCGCGCTCAAGGCGTTTACCCAGTGGCGCTCAAGCTGGCTAAGCCGCGAAGCGTGGTGCGCGGTTGCGGCGCTTGTATTGATGGGCATTTACGGGCTTGGACTAGTGTTCTTTGATACCCGTTGGACGCTCCTTGGCATATTGGGCGCGCTGTTTTCCATTGGAACCGTGTTCACCACTTCGATGATCTATGCCCAGCTTAAAACCGTACCGCGCTGGAATATGCCCCTGACACCGCTGAACTTTCTGTCCCTTTCGCTTGCCGGCGGCGCGCTGCTGGCCGGACAGGTCAAAGGGGCGATGTTGCTGATTGTCATCGCAGGTGGCATTCAGATCGTGACCTGGATGCTGGGTGACAAACGACTGGCACAAAGTGGCAGTGACATGGCCTCCGCCACACAGTTGGGCGGGATCGGTAGCGTGCGGGCCTTTGAACCGCCCCACACCGGCACCAACTATCTGTTGCGTGAATTTGTGCATGTGATCGGGCGCAAACATGCAACGAAACTGCGGATCATCGCCTTGGCGCTGATGAGCGTGCTGCCGGTTCTGTTGCTGCTTTTGCCGTTCAATCACATTCTTGCGGTAATTGCCGTCCTGGCCCATGTCGGCGGCGTCTTGACGGCCCGCTGGCTGTTCTTTGCGCAAGCCGAACATGTCGTCGGCCTGTATTACGGCAAGCGGTAA
- the mnmD gene encoding tRNA (5-methylaminomethyl-2-thiouridine)(34)-methyltransferase MnmD, whose translation MQNQTDQITWRDGDVPVSTRFDDPFFSLENCMAETQHVFLDGNDLPARFARGFRIAELGFGTGLNLLVAWDAWDRAGITGPLHFTSFEAFPMTPDDMARAHQAFPAFDGKRDALAAAWQGKGGVIELPGLRAEIVEGDARLTLPAWQGQADAWFLDGFSPAKNPELWAPELMLEVGAHTAPLGTAATYTAAGFVRRGLDAAGFEVERTTGYGRKRHMTGARMPA comes from the coding sequence ATGCAAAACCAGACTGATCAAATCACGTGGCGCGACGGCGATGTGCCGGTGTCGACCCGTTTTGACGACCCTTTCTTTAGCCTTGAGAATTGCATGGCTGAAACGCAACATGTGTTTCTGGATGGCAATGACCTGCCCGCCCGGTTTGCGCGCGGTTTTCGCATAGCTGAGTTAGGGTTCGGGACGGGGCTGAACCTGCTGGTCGCTTGGGATGCGTGGGACAGGGCCGGCATCACAGGGCCGCTGCATTTTACCAGCTTCGAGGCCTTTCCGATGACCCCCGATGATATGGCCCGCGCCCATCAGGCATTTCCCGCGTTTGACGGCAAACGGGATGCGCTGGCGGCTGCGTGGCAGGGCAAAGGCGGGGTGATTGAACTGCCCGGATTGCGGGCCGAAATCGTTGAAGGCGACGCGCGGCTGACCTTGCCTGCGTGGCAAGGACAGGCGGATGCATGGTTTCTAGACGGGTTTTCCCCCGCCAAGAACCCCGAACTCTGGGCGCCCGAATTGATGCTTGAGGTCGGCGCGCATACTGCCCCGCTTGGCACCGCTGCGACCTATACTGCCGCAGGATTTGTGCGCCGTGGATTAGACGCGGCCGGTTTCGAGGTGGAGCGCACAACAGGATACGGGCGTAAACGCCATATGACCGGCGCAAGGATGCCCGCATGA
- a CDS encoding NAD(P)/FAD-dependent oxidoreductase, with product MYDLTIRGAGIFGLSIAWVAVQRGAKVQLIDPFGPAAGSSGGVVGALAPHAPEHWNPKKAFQLDSLLMAEGFWADVEAASGVSSGYARNGRIQPIADDHALILARKRAQTARELWQVHALWEVIPATGEDWQPRSPAGFVIRDTLSALVHPRKACQALVAALVAHGVTVKAQGDDEGKVLWATGVAGLEALNTGRSRPMGNGVKGQAALLAYDARGLPQLYADGIHVIPHNDGTVAIGSTSERDFTSGTQTDAMLDDVIAQARAALPVLTDAPVLERWAGVRPRARSRAPMLGAWPDRPGHFIANGGFKIGFGMAPKIAHVMADLLLDDRDEGIPDGFRVDQSF from the coding sequence ATATATGATCTGACGATACGCGGCGCGGGCATCTTTGGCCTGTCGATTGCATGGGTTGCCGTGCAGCGCGGTGCCAAGGTCCAGCTGATTGACCCTTTCGGGCCAGCGGCGGGCAGCAGTGGCGGTGTCGTCGGTGCCTTGGCCCCGCATGCCCCGGAACACTGGAACCCCAAAAAGGCCTTTCAACTCGACAGCCTGTTGATGGCCGAAGGGTTCTGGGCAGATGTCGAGGCCGCAAGCGGTGTGTCATCGGGGTATGCCAGAAACGGGCGCATCCAGCCCATCGCCGACGATCACGCCCTCATACTGGCGCGCAAACGGGCGCAGACCGCAAGGGAGCTTTGGCAAGTTCATGCCTTGTGGGAGGTCATCCCCGCGACCGGTGAAGATTGGCAACCCCGCAGCCCCGCCGGTTTTGTGATCCGCGACACGCTGAGCGCTTTGGTTCATCCGCGAAAGGCCTGTCAGGCCTTGGTTGCCGCACTTGTCGCGCACGGCGTGACGGTAAAGGCGCAGGGCGACGATGAAGGCAAAGTATTGTGGGCGACGGGGGTTGCCGGTCTGGAGGCCCTGAACACCGGGCGCAGCCGCCCGATGGGCAACGGTGTCAAAGGACAAGCTGCGCTGCTGGCGTATGACGCGCGTGGACTGCCGCAGCTTTACGCGGATGGCATTCACGTGATCCCGCACAACGACGGCACGGTTGCCATCGGGTCCACATCCGAACGGGATTTCACAAGCGGCACACAGACCGACGCGATGCTGGACGATGTGATCGCCCAAGCGCGTGCTGCCCTGCCGGTTCTGACGGATGCACCTGTGCTGGAACGCTGGGCCGGTGTACGTCCCCGCGCCCGCAGCCGCGCCCCGATGCTGGGCGCTTGGCCGGACCGACCGGGGCATTTCATCGCCAACGGCGGTTTCAAGATCGGTTTCGGGATGGCCCCCAAGATCGCCCATGTGATGGCCGACCTGCTGCTCGATGACCGCGACGAAGGAATCCCCGACGGGTTTCGCGTCGATCAGAGTTTCTAG
- a CDS encoding sulfite exporter TauE/SafE family protein, which yields MTEIWSALPTTPSQTILLFGILFVAGLVRGFAGFALSALVMASAASFIAPILLIPILWFQEMAASLLMARGGWQDADRPRTALLVIGNWLGWPLGLWMTVTLPVEASKQIALAIILVLAALQLLRVNIPALASRAGTLITGFIAGIVSGVAHVGGMVVALYVLSQNNSARSMRGTLVLYLLIGSLGSLVYLIFFNVMTYTATLSALTLTPITLLGVWLGTKLFNPRWEPYYKPFCLCLLIGLAAFSLLRSMI from the coding sequence ATGACTGAGATATGGTCAGCGCTGCCCACCACCCCTTCCCAAACGATCCTTCTTTTCGGCATCCTGTTCGTCGCCGGACTGGTGCGCGGCTTTGCGGGCTTTGCGCTGTCCGCGCTTGTAATGGCATCGGCGGCAAGCTTTATCGCACCCATCCTGTTGATTCCTATTCTGTGGTTTCAGGAAATGGCCGCGAGCCTGCTGATGGCACGCGGCGGCTGGCAAGATGCGGATCGTCCGCGCACAGCACTGCTGGTGATCGGCAACTGGTTGGGCTGGCCGCTGGGTTTGTGGATGACGGTGACGCTCCCGGTCGAAGCGTCCAAGCAAATCGCGCTGGCCATCATTCTGGTGCTCGCAGCACTTCAGCTGCTCAGGGTCAACATTCCGGCCTTGGCCAGTCGCGCAGGCACGCTCATCACCGGATTTATCGCGGGAATAGTGTCAGGCGTCGCACATGTGGGCGGTATGGTTGTGGCGCTCTACGTGCTCAGTCAGAACAACAGCGCGCGCTCCATGCGCGGAACGCTGGTGCTTTATCTCTTAATCGGCTCCCTCGGCTCACTGGTCTATCTGATCTTTTTCAACGTGATGACCTATACCGCTACGCTCTCTGCCCTTACGCTTACGCCAATTACACTGCTGGGCGTCTGGCTTGGCACCAAGCTCTTCAATCCCCGTTGGGAACCCTATTACAAACCCTTCTGCCTGTGTCTGTTGATCGGGCTGGCGGCATTCTCCCTGCTCCGCAGCATGATCTGA
- the dapA gene encoding 4-hydroxy-tetrahydrodipicolinate synthase translates to MFKGSLPALVTPFRNGALDLETLKKLVEWHIGEGSSGLVPVGTTGESPTLTHGEHETVVEEVVKAAAGRIPVIAGAGSNNTVESIRLAQHAEKVGADAILVVTPYYNKPTQRGLIAHFTAIHDACALPIVIYNIPPRSVIDMTPETMGELAQLPRIIGVKDATGDLARVSMQRITCGADFCQLSGEDPTAHGFNAQGGVGCISVTANVAPRLSSLLQAACAKGDYAAALEIQDRLMPLHKAIFTEPGLVGVKYAMSKLGLCSDEVRLPLTSLTDETKAMVDAALRHAGLLN, encoded by the coding sequence ATGTTCAAAGGCTCACTGCCTGCCCTCGTCACGCCGTTTCGTAACGGCGCGCTGGATTTGGAGACACTGAAGAAACTTGTCGAATGGCACATCGGTGAAGGGTCAAGCGGGCTGGTTCCTGTCGGTACCACCGGCGAATCGCCAACCCTGACACACGGCGAACATGAAACCGTCGTTGAAGAGGTGGTAAAAGCGGCCGCAGGGCGCATTCCGGTGATTGCCGGTGCAGGTTCGAACAACACGGTTGAATCGATCCGTCTGGCCCAGCACGCCGAGAAAGTCGGCGCGGATGCGATCCTTGTTGTGACGCCCTATTACAACAAGCCGACGCAGCGCGGGTTGATTGCGCATTTCACGGCCATCCACGACGCCTGTGCCTTGCCGATCGTCATCTACAACATCCCGCCGCGTTCCGTCATCGACATGACACCAGAGACGATGGGCGAACTGGCGCAACTGCCGCGTATCATCGGGGTCAAGGATGCCACCGGCGATCTGGCGCGCGTCAGCATGCAGCGGATCACCTGTGGTGCGGATTTCTGTCAGCTATCGGGGGAAGACCCCACAGCGCATGGTTTCAACGCACAGGGTGGTGTGGGCTGTATTTCGGTCACGGCCAATGTGGCCCCGCGTCTGAGCAGCCTGCTTCAGGCGGCCTGCGCCAAAGGGGATTATGCCGCCGCGCTGGAAATACAGGACCGGTTGATGCCATTGCACAAAGCCATCTTTACCGAACCGGGTCTGGTGGGCGTGAAATACGCCATGTCGAAGCTGGGCCTTTGCTCGGATGAGGTGCGTTTGCCGCTCACGAGCCTGACGGATGAGACGAAGGCAATGGTCGACGCAGCACTGCGTCATGCCGGTCTGCTCAACTGA